The Paraburkholderia caffeinilytica genome segment AGCCTGTTTCCGGTGCTGGTGCTGGGTGTGTTCTGGAAGCGCACCACGCGGCTTGGGGCGGTGGCGGGCATGGTGGCGGGGCTGGTGGTGTGCATTTACTACATCGTGTCGACGTATCCGTTCTTCACGCAGTTGACGGGCTTCGCGGGTGCGCGGTGGTTCGGCATCGAGCCGATCAGTTCGGGCGTGTTCGGCGTGCCGGCCGGGTTCCTGGTGGCGATCGGGGTGAGTCTGCTGGACCGGAAACCGGATGCTTATACGAGGGCGCTGGTGGACTATATCCGGCATCCTTAGACGGGTTTGCGCATCAGTGTGGCGCAGGGCGCGAAGTTTGCTATAATTCGGCTCCCCGCCGGAGAGATGGATGAGCGGTTTAAGTCGCACGCCTGGAAAGCGTGTATAGGTTAATAACCTATCGGGGGTTCGAATCCCCCTCTCTCCGCCAGAACTCGCCCAAGTGCTTGGGCAACTCGGAAAATCCCGGTAAATCAAAAGCTTCGATTCCTGCGGTCCACGGCGAGTGGTGCCCACAGGACTCGGCGAACATGAGAAAAACACCGGGACGGGTGCGCCAGGACGGCGTTAGCCCTTGCTGCCTGCCACCCGGCGGGCGATACCGTTTGAGACTTGAGCTTCGAGTTCATCCAGTTGCACCAGCAAGGTGTCCAGCGAGCGCAATTGTGCGTTGGTCAGGTGCTGCGCATCGAGCAGCTGATGGAGCCGCCCACGCCAGTAGGCGCCCGGCAAGATCGGTCCCGCGAGGTCCCCGATCATTGATGCGCCCATCACCCGCGCAAGATGTGCGATTTCGAGGTCGAGTAACGTGACCATGGCTTCCCCCGCAACGTCCGTTCTTGTTGTGCAACGAAGAGCTGCTACAACCCTAGTCCAAACGCCGCAGATTGACAATTGGGTCGGTTATCAATCGTTTCGCTAAAGCCGTGCGCCTTTTATCCCGGAGATTCACGCTCCCAGAGATCCACTCCGCATCACATGCAAACTGACGGCCAGCATTTCTCCTGGCATGACAGAGAATGTCAAAGACTCAGGTTACTGGTCGTTTCAATTTGCCCAATCTGCTTACAAAGTATCTCTGTATCCTTCAGCACACAACGATGAAGGAGGATGCGCCATGAAAACGATACTCAAAACGCTGGCGAGCGTGCCGGCATTTCCACTCGCACTTTCCCTTGCCGCAAGTGCCGCCCTGCTGAGCGGCTGTGCGCTGTATGTGCCTGATTCGCCGGGCGTGCTTGTCGCGCCGCAAGGCGGGCCACAAGGTGGTCCTGGCAACGGTTTCTGTCCGCCTGGACAGGCGAAAAAGGGGAATTGCTGACGAGAAGGAAGATGAAACACAGAGGGCGCCCGCGGGCGCCCTCTGTGTTTCATCAAGTCGAATGGCTGATTGCGATGTGCTGGCTGTGGTGAAGCTTCGCGCTCACCCGCGCATGCGAGTGGGAACGCGCGTGATCTGTTTGAGCCGCATGAAGACTCTTCCGGCTCGTTTGCGAGTCGGCACGGTCCGCCTGCGTGTCCGATCGGTCCGCCGCGCGGGCAAGGCCGACATCGCGGTCGCCTGAATTAAAGCCGTTGGTATTGCTGACGCCCTTGCTGCTCATGTGGCCTGCGGACATGCCACCCGCGTTGCCGCCCAGACCACTGTGTCCGGCCCCGCCGCTGCCTCCCGCTCCGCCGCTTCCACCGTTCCCGCCTCCATTGCCCCCCGCTGCCGCCAAGGCCGACACGGACGCAAGCGCCAGGAGGCTTGCAGCAATCCATTGCGCTGTTTTCATTTTCGCTTTCCCGAAGTCTACTGAGTGCTTCGATTGTACGAACGGCGCGCAGCGGTAACGCCGAACACTTGTAATCAACTGTAAGAGGTGCGATCTGGTCGCCGCGGATCGGCTTCGATTCCTGAGCCAATTGCGACTATCCGGGCAGGTCGGCTCCGAACCAAATGTGGCGGCTTCCCGTTTTGACGAAACCGGACAGTCGCAAATCAGATGGATACATCTCCATTCAGTTCTTCATCCGCATCTTCTGCGACGTGCATTCCGTACGCGACCATTCGCCGATACAGCGTGCAGCGCGAAATTCCGAGGGCCGTCGCCGTTTCTCCCAGCCGGTAATCGTGCCGCAGCAAGGCGGTTTCGATTGCGCTGCGCTCGGCCTGTTCGCGGATACGATCAAGCGTCGCCGTTTGTCCAGCCGACTCCGATTCGAGGTCGAGATCGTGGGGTGTCAGCAGCCTGCCTTCGGCCATGACGATCGCGTGACGTACGCGGTTGATCAACTCGCGCACGTTCCCCGGCCAGTGGTAGTGGTGCATGGCGTCGATGGCCGATGGCGTGAAGCCGTGAATCTTGTGGCTGCTGTCGGTCTTGTACTTCTGCAGGACGTAGTGAGCGAGCACGTCGATGTCCTTGCCGCGGGCGCTGAGCGGCGGTTCATTGACGCGCAGCACGCACAGGCGATGGAACAGGTCGGCGCGGAAGCGGCCGGCGAGTATCGCGGCTTCGAGATCGACGTGGGTCGCTGAGATGATGCGTATGTCGACGGGAATCGATTCGTTGCCGCCGAGCCGTTCAATTTTGCCTTCCTGCAGAAAGCGCAGCAGGCCCGCCTGGGCTTCGAACGGCATGTCGCCAATTTCATCGAGGAACAGGGTGCCCCCGTTCGCCGATTCGATGCGGCCAATCCTGCGCTCGTTTGCGCCTGTGAACGCGCCACGTTCGTAGCCGAATAGTTCAGACTGCAAAAGATGACTCGGAATCGCGCCGCAATTGATCGCAACGAAAGGTGCTTTGCTGCGCGGCGAGCACCTGTGAATCGCGAGGGCGGTGAGTTCTTTTCCGGTACCTGACTGGCCGGAGATGAACACGCTGGCGTTCGTATTGGCAATCTTGCGAATGGTGCTGAAAAGCTGCTGCATGGCTTCGCAGCTGCCCACCATCGCATCGTCGTCCATGAGCGAGGTATCGGCGGCCGTATCGACGTAATCCAATTCCGCCATGCCTCGCGCATGCCCGAGCGCATGCGAAATCCAATCGGGAGGCAGCGGCAGCGTGAGGTAGTCGAAACAATAGTTGCGAATCAGTTCGCGAACCGCCTTGCTTTCCGACTGGCCTTCAGCCGTGATTGCCACCCAGCCGATCGCCGTCTGGCTCAGACATGCCTTGAGGATAGGAAAGTCGCGTGGCGTGAAACCGTCGAAATCGATGAGACCGGCGGCGACGCCTGACTTCTTCGTTGCAGCCTCGGCGCCGGTGGCGGTTTTCGCCACGACGACTTCCCAGCCGGCTGAGCGCATCTCTGCGAGGAGCGCGTTGTTAGGTGCGCGAGCAACGCAGATCACGCGGCGTGGGGTGTCCGACTTGGACGGGGGCGCCGACTGCGTTGAGCCGGCCGTCACGCAAGAACCCGCTCGGACATCGTCAGGTGATTTTGGCATGATATTCCCCGATTCCTTCTTATTCCTTCTTATTTCATTGCCCGCCTGAAAATCGGCAGTACAACGACGTTTGGTACTTCGATGCTACTCGCTACTGACGCCGCAAAAAAAGAGAATCTCGATGCTGTTGCTACTGCGAGGTACTCAAAACGTCCATACAGGGTTAACGTCCCGACTCGCCGGTGGATAAATAGGCACTTATACCGAGGAGCCGAGATTCAGGACGCATCGCCGATGACCGATGCGCGCCACGCGGTCTCGTGTTTCCCTGGCGGTTCAACCCGTTCGACCACCTGCTAGCCGCCGCTCAAAGTGGGGAGGAGAATCCTGTAGATGTGGATAAACGCCGGCCCGAGCAAGACGGTGAGAAGGGCAGGAAAGATGCAGAAAATCAGCGGAAACAGCAGTTTCAGCGCGATCTTCGAGGCCTGCTCTTCGGCGCGCATGCGGCGGCGCGTGCGCAGCGTGTCCGACAGCACGCGCAACGAGGCGCCGATGCTGGTGCCGAAACGTTCGGCCTGAACCAGCATTGCGCAAAAGGAATCGACATCCTCGACGCCGGTGCGCAAAGAGAGATTACGCAGCGCCTTTTCCTTGGTGAACCCGGAGCGCATTTCGAGCAGCATCAACTGCAGTTCGCT includes the following:
- a CDS encoding sigma-54 dependent transcriptional regulator is translated as MPKSPDDVRAGSCVTAGSTQSAPPSKSDTPRRVICVARAPNNALLAEMRSAGWEVVVAKTATGAEAATKKSGVAAGLIDFDGFTPRDFPILKACLSQTAIGWVAITAEGQSESKAVRELIRNYCFDYLTLPLPPDWISHALGHARGMAELDYVDTAADTSLMDDDAMVGSCEAMQQLFSTIRKIANTNASVFISGQSGTGKELTALAIHRCSPRSKAPFVAINCGAIPSHLLQSELFGYERGAFTGANERRIGRIESANGGTLFLDEIGDMPFEAQAGLLRFLQEGKIERLGGNESIPVDIRIISATHVDLEAAILAGRFRADLFHRLCVLRVNEPPLSARGKDIDVLAHYVLQKYKTDSSHKIHGFTPSAIDAMHHYHWPGNVRELINRVRHAIVMAEGRLLTPHDLDLESESAGQTATLDRIREQAERSAIETALLRHDYRLGETATALGISRCTLYRRMVAYGMHVAEDADEELNGDVSI